A genomic window from Elaeis guineensis isolate ETL-2024a chromosome 3, EG11, whole genome shotgun sequence includes:
- the LOC105041335 gene encoding uncharacterized protein, producing MPRTVSRSPSYRRRRSPSPRYSSRRSRRDRSRSPYSYRRKSRSPSTRWRKSRSPTPRRRKSRSPSPRRYKRRSKSTTKSPVDKSRSPSLGSVERKNSIEKQRKEEEEKRRRQKEAELKLLEEETARRIEEAIRKKVEESLNSEEIKQEIQRRIDEGRKKLLDEVATQLQKEKEAVLIEARQKAEQERREREELDKMLEENRRRVEEAQRREALEQQQKELERYQELERLQKEREEAMRRKKMEEEEEKTNQLKLLGKNKSRPKLSFAIGLK from the exons ATGCCACGGACGGTGTCTCGTTCTCCTTCATACAGGAGAAGGCGCTCTCCTTCTCCCAGGTACAGCAGCAGGAGAAGCAGAAGAGATCGCAGCCGCTCTCcttattcatatag GAGAAAAAGTCGTTCTCCTTCCACAAGATGGCGTAAAAGCCGTTCGCCAACCCCTAGGAGGCGCAAAAGTCGTTCTCCATCTCCAAGGAGATACAAACGACGAAGCAAGAGCACCACAAAGTCCCCTGTAGACAAGTCTCGAAGCCCCAGTCTTGGGTCAGTAGAGCGCAAAAATTCCATTgagaaacaaagaaaagaagaagaagagaagagaag GCGTCAAAAGGAGGCAGAACTAAAACTATTAGAAGAGGAAACTGCTAGGAGGATTGAAGAGGCTATTAGGAAAAAGGTTGAAGAAAGTTTGAATTCTGAGGAGATCAAGCAAGAAATACAAAGACGGATTGATGAAGGTCGAAAGAAGCTACTGGATGAGGTTGCCACCCAACTTCAGAAGGAAAAGGAAGCAGTTCTTATTGAAGCCAGGCAGAAAGCG GAACAAGAacggagagagagggaggagttgGATAAGATGCTTGAGGAGAATCGGAGGAGGGTGGAGGAGGCTCAAAGGAGAGAAGCCTTGGAACAGCAGCAGAAGGAGTTAGAGCGTTATCAGGAGCTAGAGCGGCtccagaaagaaagggaagaagctatgcgaagaaaaaaaatggaagaagaagaagaaaagacaaACCAGTTAAAGCTGCTGGGTAAGAACAAGTCTCGTCCCAAGTTGTCGTTTGCAATTGGTTTGAAGTAA
- the LOC105041337 gene encoding LOW QUALITY PROTEIN: general transcription and DNA repair factor IIH subunit TFB4 (The sequence of the model RefSeq protein was modified relative to this genomic sequence to represent the inferred CDS: inserted 1 base in 1 codon) — protein sequence MLRICPGSGGCNNFSSKAEKRNWAWLMTLAPTIATIKENRLTPRLTALPXPQSLLRRSPAMNSAPSKLYTDDVSLVVVLLDANPFFWAGGGGTSPHHPAATLPFAKFLNHVIPFLNSVLLLNQLNQVVLIATGVNSCGYIYDSAGGGSHGGNVPAVCSEILRKVEEFVAKDRRLGKGPDRVVAGGVSSLLSGSLSLALCYIQRVFRSGALHPQPRILCLQGSPDGPEQYVAVMNAIFSAQRSMVPIDSCVIGVQHSAFLQQASYITGGVYLKPQHLDGLFQYLAAVFATDLQSRNFLQLPKPAGVDFRASCFCHKKTIDMGYVCSVCLSIFCKHHKKCSTCGSEFNQSPPDANATSDRKRKVSEV from the exons atgctccggATTTGCCCAGGTTCAGGtggatgcaataatttctcctccaAGGCAGAGAAGAGAAATTGGGCTTGGCTGATGACCCTTGCTCCAACTATAGCAACGATAAAGGAAAATCGTTTGACGCCGCGGTTAACTGCACTCC CACCGCAGTCCCTCCTCCGTCGGTCACCAGCCATGAATTCCGCTCCCTCGAAACTCTATACCG ACGATGTCAGCCTGGTCGTCGTCCTCCTCGACGCCAACCCCTTCTTCTGGGCCGGCGGCGGCGGCACCTCGCCCCACCATCCCGCCGCCACCCTCCCTTTTGCCAAATTCCTCAATCAT GTTATTCCATTCTTGAACTCCGTTCTCCTCCTCAACCAACTCAACCAAGTGGTCCTCATCGCCACCGGCGTCAATTCCTGCGGCTATATCTACGACTCGGCGGGCGGAGGGTCACATGGTGGGAACGTGCCCGCCGTGTGCTCCGAGATCCTTCGCAAGGTGGAGGAGTTCGTGGCCAAGGATCGGCGGCTTGGGAAGGGGCCTGATAGGGTGGTCGCTGGTGGCGTCTCTTCTCTCCTCTCGGGATCGCTATCCCTAGCTCTATGCT ATATTCAGAGGGTTTTCCGATCTGGAGCACTCCATCCACAGCCACGA ATTTTATGTCTGCAGGGTTCTCCAGATGGACCAGAACA ATATGTTGCAGTAATGAATGCAATATTCTCAGCACAACGTTCCATG GTTCCTATTGATTCGTGTGTTATAGGGGTTCAGCACTCTGCCTTCTTGCAACAG GCTTCGTATATTACTGGGGGGGTTTATCTGAAGCCCCAACACCTGGATGGCTTATTTCAATACCTTGCA GCGGTATTTGCAACTGATTTGCAATCACGCAACTTTTTACAACTTCCCAAGCCTGCAGGAGTGGACTTCCGTGCCTC TTGCTTCTGCCACAAAAAGACCATTGACATGGGGTATGTGTGTTCGGTTTGTTTGTCAATATTCTGCAAACATCACAAGAAGTGTTCTACCTGTGG